In Aristaeella hokkaidonensis, the following are encoded in one genomic region:
- a CDS encoding galactokinase — MHCEQKFHEIYGRDAEGLFFSPYRICPIGAHSDHNLGKITGLAIDKGIHIAFRPKQNGVIEMTSLQFPKRAQWHIREIGEKTGDWADYLRGATWALSKEHTLSVGLCGVIEGSLPIGGLSSSAAVILAFLGALAKVNRIKLAPQELIDIAFDAEKNYVGVNVGTLDQSCEVLSKANHLLYLDCKNNRYELIPESPNMKSYAIAIFFSGLEHSLAGSKYNMRVDELRAGVYALQAFSGYEYGKFNQANARDVSFSVYQAYKDKLPTQWAKRCEHWYTEFQRVEAGAEAWRRGDLEEYGRLSFESGWSSIHNWESGAPEQIRLYEIMRETDGIYGGRFSGAGFKGCCMALVNPDKVDFIQEQVEKKYLDSFPEMKGKYSFHLCKSADGIGVGL, encoded by the coding sequence ATGCACTGCGAACAAAAATTCCATGAAATCTACGGAAGGGATGCGGAAGGACTCTTTTTTTCACCATACCGTATTTGCCCGATCGGAGCCCACAGTGACCACAACCTGGGCAAGATTACCGGCCTGGCTATTGACAAGGGCATTCATATTGCCTTCCGTCCGAAACAGAACGGAGTTATTGAAATGACCTCGCTTCAGTTCCCAAAGCGTGCCCAGTGGCATATTCGGGAAATCGGAGAGAAGACGGGAGACTGGGCAGATTATCTGCGAGGGGCAACATGGGCGCTGTCGAAAGAGCATACTCTATCTGTCGGCCTTTGCGGTGTAATTGAAGGAAGCCTCCCTATTGGCGGGCTTTCATCGTCAGCTGCTGTGATTCTTGCTTTCCTGGGTGCTCTTGCTAAAGTAAATCGGATTAAGTTAGCGCCCCAGGAACTGATAGATATCGCATTTGATGCTGAGAAAAACTATGTTGGTGTGAATGTGGGTACACTGGATCAGAGCTGTGAAGTGCTTTCAAAGGCAAATCATCTGCTGTACCTCGATTGTAAGAATAATCGGTATGAGTTGATCCCGGAATCTCCGAATATGAAGTCCTATGCTATAGCTATCTTCTTTTCTGGCCTGGAACATTCACTTGCCGGATCCAAGTATAATATGCGTGTGGATGAGCTGAGGGCTGGTGTATATGCCCTGCAGGCTTTCTCTGGATATGAATATGGAAAGTTCAATCAAGCAAATGCCAGGGATGTATCTTTTTCAGTATATCAAGCTTATAAAGATAAACTTCCTACGCAGTGGGCAAAAAGGTGTGAACACTGGTATACTGAATTTCAGAGAGTAGAAGCCGGGGCGGAGGCTTGGAGAAGGGGAGATCTGGAAGAATATGGCCGGCTGAGTTTCGAAAGCGGTTGGTCTTCCATTCATAACTGGGAATCCGGCGCACCGGAGCAAATACGACTCTATGAGATCATGAGAGAAACAGATGGAATCTACGGAGGACGTTTCTCTGGTGCGGGGTTCAAAGGATGCTGTATGGCACTAGTGAATCCGGATAAAGTGGATTTCATCCAGGAACAAGTTGAAAAGAAATATCTTGATTCATTCCCGGAAATGAAGGGTAAATACAGTTTTCATCTATGCAAGAGTGCGGATGGGATCGGAGTAGGCTTATGA
- a CDS encoding VanZ family protein yields MKMLYRKRISILYFLFVILSLVFINPSIQKPKSDYHSSQLKEITTKEKNVVRIDYVNEDGEITIAANQGFATRKIITTEMGKIETFFDDKGEPVTQSAGYYQIFREYDDMNNNIRTTFQDAEGKPVTRSDGYSIEEKLYNEKRQIIETRYLGMSGEPVFTKSYGCGKINEYNEKGEICKIIFVDEKRNPVMTERGYAIMKQRYYCHDTDYINKVERELYYDECGKPVKLSLGQYGVHKEYDENGLATVLTYLDMDGNPTITNKGYTTIVREFQANGEIATEKYYDLLGNPFSLSEGQYGINRENGQTTYLDKNGNKMINIKNFLYNQSWVVVFFVLLIVFVSTFLSKKMNSLLLIMYILIIGYMTLMFRESISSKIQVSLFWNYSKIITDNRILVEILRNIWLFIPLGALFYRLYPRKIIIMIPVLISIVIEIIQYLTGIGSCDLDDIVHNGIGAIIGYKMEKIALDDYSELSAAYSLGYKYKSSAN; encoded by the coding sequence ATGAAAATGTTGTACAGAAAACGTATTTCTATACTTTATTTTTTGTTTGTTATTTTATCACTTGTATTTATTAATCCAAGCATACAAAAACCCAAATCAGATTATCATTCATCTCAATTGAAGGAAATTACCACAAAAGAAAAAAATGTGGTGAGAATTGATTATGTGAATGAGGATGGAGAAATTACTATCGCAGCGAATCAAGGATTTGCAACGAGGAAGATCATAACAACTGAAATGGGTAAGATTGAAACTTTTTTTGATGATAAGGGAGAACCAGTCACTCAATCAGCAGGATATTATCAGATATTTCGTGAATACGATGATATGAACAATAATATCCGAACAACTTTTCAAGATGCAGAAGGTAAACCAGTAACCAGATCAGATGGGTATTCAATAGAAGAAAAACTATATAACGAGAAAAGACAAATAATAGAGACAAGATATTTGGGGATGAGTGGAGAGCCTGTTTTTACAAAATCCTATGGTTGTGGGAAGATAAATGAATATAATGAAAAAGGAGAAATATGTAAGATCATATTTGTGGATGAAAAAAGAAATCCAGTGATGACTGAACGCGGTTATGCGATAATGAAACAAAGATATTATTGTCATGATACTGATTATATAAATAAGGTTGAACGGGAATTATATTATGATGAATGCGGAAAACCAGTCAAACTATCGTTGGGACAATATGGAGTGCACAAAGAATATGATGAAAATGGGTTGGCCACTGTCTTGACTTATTTGGATATGGATGGTAATCCTACGATAACAAACAAAGGATATACTACAATAGTACGAGAGTTTCAGGCAAATGGAGAAATTGCAACAGAAAAATATTATGACTTGCTGGGGAATCCTTTTTCACTATCAGAAGGACAATATGGAATTAATAGAGAAAACGGACAAACTACATATCTTGATAAAAACGGAAATAAGATGATAAATATAAAAAACTTCCTATATAATCAATCTTGGGTAGTGGTTTTTTTTGTATTGTTGATAGTATTTGTTTCTACTTTCCTAAGCAAAAAGATGAATTCTCTTCTATTGATTATGTATATCTTAATAATAGGATATATGACGTTGATGTTTAGGGAAAGCATTAGTTCTAAAATACAGGTGTCATTATTCTGGAACTATAGTAAAATCATTACAGATAATAGAATACTAGTGGAAATATTGAGAAATATCTGGTTGTTTATTCCGTTGGGTGCTCTTTTTTATCGTCTTTATCCCCGAAAAATCATCATTATGATACCTGTTTTAATATCTATAGTGATTGAGATCATTCAGTATTTGACTGGAATAGGATCATGTGATTTAGATGATATTGTTCATAACGGAATTGGTGCGATTATTGGATATAAGATGGAAAAGATAGCATTGGATGACTATTCCGAATTAAGTGCTGCGTATTCATTGGGTTATAAATACAAGTCGTCTGCTAATTGA
- a CDS encoding nucleotidyltransferase family protein, translated as MNDAIMESYDELEIIRCCIWRTNTGVVSYNTYKELRMHTIALLAAPILSRLEMPDDLRNIWKKYILQQMNYNIKYRYEQNQLPITVPYVILKGTSAAKYYPFPELRVMGDIDIMTRREDYETACCMLIKKGYMEIGSNTDEKNKRHREFYKNGIHVEVHQFFAAMNDLDTSNYLDNLIVSNIIADTHILPDLINGLVLLEHIRQHLRTGLGLRQIIDWIFFVDKCLDDTSKWSLFQKKANCIGLDKLAIIVTRMAEMYLGLSEHEWCKMADEELCNQLMNHIKKSGNFGNKQAENTSVGENVILATFSPKEAFRLFQKRGLINWKVGMGKKHLQSFAWVYQMLRYFYKGIRRKKPVRRLLNEYQIAKTKYNMFNKLGVNRDKKGKQ; from the coding sequence ATGAATGATGCAATAATGGAGAGTTATGATGAGTTAGAAATTATAAGATGCTGCATTTGGAGAACGAATACGGGAGTGGTATCATATAATACATATAAAGAATTACGCATGCATACTATTGCTTTATTAGCTGCTCCAATCCTTTCCAGACTTGAAATGCCAGATGATTTACGTAACATATGGAAAAAATATATTTTGCAACAAATGAACTATAATATAAAATATAGATATGAACAAAATCAACTTCCTATTACAGTACCATATGTTATATTAAAGGGGACTTCAGCAGCAAAATATTATCCTTTTCCTGAACTTCGAGTAATGGGTGATATTGATATTATGACAAGACGGGAGGATTATGAGACAGCGTGTTGTATGCTTATTAAAAAGGGATACATGGAAATAGGTAGTAATACAGATGAAAAGAATAAACGGCATAGAGAATTCTATAAGAATGGAATCCATGTGGAGGTTCATCAGTTTTTCGCTGCTATGAATGATCTGGACACATCCAATTATCTAGACAATTTGATTGTTTCTAATATTATTGCTGACACACATATTTTGCCAGACCTGATTAACGGTTTGGTATTGCTTGAACATATTCGACAGCATTTACGAACAGGACTGGGCTTACGACAGATTATTGATTGGATTTTTTTTGTGGATAAATGCCTTGATGATACTAGTAAGTGGAGTTTGTTTCAAAAAAAGGCAAATTGTATTGGATTGGACAAATTGGCAATAATTGTGACTCGAATGGCTGAAATGTATTTAGGATTATCTGAACATGAATGGTGTAAGATGGCAGATGAAGAACTATGTAATCAACTGATGAATCATATAAAAAAAAGCGGGAACTTTGGAAATAAGCAAGCAGAGAATACAAGTGTTGGGGAGAATGTTATTCTTGCTACATTTTCGCCAAAGGAAGCGTTTCGACTATTTCAAAAGCGGGGACTCATAAACTGGAAAGTTGGTATGGGAAAGAAACATCTTCAATCGTTTGCTTGGGTTTATCAGATGCTTCGATATTTTTACAAAGGAATTAGAAGAAAGAAACCTGTGAGACGATTGTTGAATGAATATCAAATAGCAAAAACAAAGTACAATATGTTTAATAAATTAGGCGTCAATAGGGATAAGAAAGGAAAGCAATAG
- a CDS encoding lipopolysaccharide biosynthesis protein, translating to MVDKRNGTFSGIIWKFAERISAQLVSTIVSIILARILLPADYGVVSVVTILITIFNSFVTGGFGNALIQKKDADELDFNTMYYFSIVFSLVLYSVVFCLARPFASFYKNQDLVWVLRVMALRIPIAAINSIQQSYIAKNMQFRKFFFATIIGTVISAIVGITLALRGAGPWALVAQYLTNVIIDTIVLYIVSEWKPKLQFSIIRLKNLYKFAFRIMSISVLDALFNEIRSTVISIRYSATDLAIYDHGTKYPNLIVTNINSSIGSVIFPALSRCQSNKDEMRTLMKRAITFSSFALTPLLFGFATISNRFVDVILTSKWNGSIPYIIITCIMCLFYPMHTINIQALIAVGESKKVLVLDVIKKSMHILVLCFSMYYGVVGIAIGCAFVSIISTFINGFYSKRLFSYSIWSQLKDVLPYVITSCIMSIIVMIFDNYLLFHPVVTLIMDIVIGMTVYCVLAIVCKFEQLPYLIHKIQGIIFK from the coding sequence ATGGTAGATAAAAGAAATGGGACATTTTCAGGAATAATATGGAAGTTTGCTGAAAGAATTTCTGCACAACTAGTTAGTACGATAGTATCTATTATTCTTGCACGAATTTTGCTTCCTGCCGATTATGGTGTGGTTTCAGTGGTTACAATATTAATTACAATTTTTAATTCTTTTGTTACAGGCGGATTTGGCAATGCATTGATTCAAAAGAAAGATGCGGACGAATTAGATTTTAATACTATGTATTATTTTAGCATAGTATTTTCATTAGTATTATACAGTGTTGTATTTTGTTTAGCACGCCCTTTTGCATCGTTTTATAAAAATCAAGATCTGGTCTGGGTTCTTAGGGTAATGGCGCTAAGAATACCCATTGCTGCTATAAATTCAATTCAACAATCCTATATTGCTAAAAACATGCAATTCAGAAAATTCTTTTTTGCGACCATTATTGGAACAGTCATATCTGCTATTGTAGGAATCACTTTGGCATTGAGAGGAGCAGGACCATGGGCTTTGGTAGCCCAGTATTTAACTAATGTCATTATTGACACAATTGTTTTATATATAGTTAGTGAATGGAAGCCCAAATTGCAGTTTTCAATTATAAGATTAAAGAATCTATATAAGTTTGCATTTCGTATTATGTCCATTTCTGTTTTAGATGCATTGTTTAATGAAATACGAAGCACTGTAATATCAATAAGATATAGTGCCACAGATTTGGCAATCTATGATCATGGAACGAAGTATCCAAATTTAATAGTAACAAATATCAATTCATCCATAGGAAGTGTTATCTTTCCTGCTCTTTCAAGATGTCAAAGTAATAAAGATGAAATGAGAACGCTTATGAAACGCGCAATAACATTTAGTTCATTTGCTCTTACTCCATTGTTGTTTGGGTTTGCTACTATTTCTAATCGTTTTGTTGATGTTATACTAACTTCAAAATGGAATGGTAGTATTCCATATATTATAATTACTTGTATAATGTGCTTGTTTTACCCAATGCATACAATCAATATCCAAGCATTAATAGCGGTAGGAGAAAGTAAAAAGGTATTAGTTCTAGATGTGATAAAAAAAAGTATGCATATTTTAGTGTTGTGTTTTTCAATGTATTATGGTGTAGTTGGAATCGCAATAGGATGTGCTTTTGTAAGTATTATTTCAACTTTTATCAATGGGTTTTATAGCAAAAGGTTATTCTCATATTCTATTTGGAGTCAATTGAAAGACGTTTTACCATATGTGATAACTAGTTGTATAATGTCAATTATTGTTATGATATTTGATAATTATTTATTGTTTCATCCGGTTGTTACACTGATTATGGACATTGTGATTGGAATGACTGTGTATTGTGTTTTAGCAATTGTTTGTAAGTTTGAGCAGCTGCCATATCTAATTCATAAAATCCAAGGTATTATTTTCAAATAA
- a CDS encoding LicD family protein: MDNNTTIELEEVQRRLLGIMIKFDNFCKSEGLDYYIIGGTLLGAVRHNGYIPWDDDIDVGMIRADYEKLLLLASKFHDYSGYEIKNYRYNKYCDYVIIRIYDNNTYIDNPLYYKTKYDKRLYFDVFPLDYAPDDIVECKKQEKRINKRKRLLFWTCGYTFKIDSIKKLGRCLLHAVLKPFRNLVLRSLDNEMKRYSKTKHLCSMASQYKYKKQYMDVTIYGRPVSYRFENHQLMGPSKADEYLTQLFGSDYLDIPPEEKRRKGYRMYEKRNSQ, from the coding sequence ATGGATAATAATACAACGATAGAATTAGAAGAAGTTCAAAGAAGACTATTAGGTATTATGATCAAGTTTGATAATTTTTGCAAAAGTGAAGGCTTGGATTATTATATTATTGGAGGTACATTGCTCGGAGCTGTAAGGCATAATGGTTATATTCCTTGGGATGACGACATAGATGTTGGAATGATTAGAGCTGATTATGAAAAATTATTATTGTTGGCATCTAAATTTCATGATTATAGTGGCTACGAGATAAAGAACTATCGATATAATAAATATTGTGATTATGTTATTATTCGAATATATGATAATAATACTTATATTGATAATCCATTATATTATAAGACAAAGTACGACAAACGATTATATTTTGATGTGTTTCCTCTGGATTATGCACCGGATGATATTGTAGAATGCAAAAAGCAAGAAAAAAGGATAAACAAGAGAAAGAGACTCTTATTTTGGACATGTGGATATACGTTTAAAATCGATTCAATTAAGAAACTTGGACGTTGTTTGTTGCATGCTGTATTGAAACCTTTTAGAAACCTTGTACTTAGATCATTAGACAATGAAATGAAACGTTATTCAAAGACGAAGCATTTATGCTCAATGGCAAGCCAATACAAATATAAAAAACAGTACATGGATGTGACCATCTATGGTAGACCTGTATCATACAGATTCGAAAACCATCAATTGATGGGGCCATCAAAAGCAGATGAATACCTTACACAATTATTTGGTTCAGATTATTTGGATATTCCACCAGAAGAAAAACGAAGAAAAGGATATAGAATGTATGAAAAAAGAAATAGCCAATGA
- a CDS encoding glycosyltransferase: MIKILFVINNMEQGGIQHSLLELIKKITIYNRFDISLLCLNRMGEYYSHIPKSIKLIELSKYQMISEMDLKHCKEKGKIHFFFRLFTSLITKMGFKNIASKLYTAVLGKTKDTYDIAISYSQPTDDRDFFCLTNEIVINCCKAKKKGSFVHCDFKLYGGNTIRNRKIYEKMDFICAVSSSVKKQFIDCIPEARNKTSIVYNCCDADSIVLQANEDAIIYNRPTLVSVCRLSEEKGLLRCMPIIKHLVDKGFEFEWHIVGGGSLYTALEKAIEFYHLNRVVVLEDRQSNPYRFMKNASYVFVPSFHEAAPLVFDEAIILGIPVLTTNTLSAEEMIKKHNYGLVCDNTDEAILEMLIDAFSSKIEFATCNNVKMYRDEQSFIEAINKVVGEL, encoded by the coding sequence ATGATCAAAATTCTATTTGTTATCAACAATATGGAGCAAGGAGGAATACAACACTCGTTGCTAGAGTTGATAAAAAAAATCACTATTTATAATAGATTTGATATTTCATTATTATGTTTAAATAGAATGGGAGAGTATTATTCTCATATTCCTAAAAGCATTAAATTGATAGAATTATCGAAGTACCAAATGATCTCAGAAATGGATTTGAAGCATTGTAAAGAAAAAGGGAAAATACATTTTTTCTTTAGGTTGTTTACTAGTTTAATCACAAAGATGGGGTTTAAGAATATAGCATCAAAACTATATACTGCTGTCTTGGGAAAAACTAAAGATACATATGATATTGCCATATCATACTCACAGCCAACGGACGATAGGGATTTTTTCTGTTTAACCAATGAAATTGTAATTAATTGTTGTAAAGCAAAAAAAAAGGGTTCGTTTGTCCATTGTGATTTCAAATTATATGGTGGTAATACAATACGTAATAGAAAAATATATGAAAAAATGGATTTTATATGCGCAGTATCTTCCAGTGTAAAAAAACAATTTATAGATTGTATTCCTGAAGCAAGAAACAAGACAAGTATTGTATATAATTGCTGTGATGCTGACTCAATTGTTTTACAAGCCAATGAAGACGCTATCATATATAATAGACCGACATTAGTTAGTGTTTGCCGTCTTAGCGAAGAAAAAGGCTTGCTACGGTGTATGCCAATTATTAAACATTTAGTAGATAAAGGATTTGAATTCGAATGGCATATTGTAGGTGGTGGGAGCTTATATACAGCATTAGAAAAAGCAATCGAATTCTATCATTTAAATAGAGTGGTTGTGCTTGAAGACAGACAGAGTAATCCATACAGATTTATGAAAAATGCCTCATATGTTTTTGTGCCATCTTTTCATGAGGCCGCCCCTTTAGTTTTTGATGAAGCTATAATTCTTGGCATACCTGTATTAACAACCAATACTTTATCAGCTGAAGAGATGATAAAAAAACATAATTATGGGTTGGTTTGTGATAATACTGATGAAGCTATTTTAGAGATGCTAATAGATGCATTTTCATCGAAAATTGAATTTGCCACATGCAACAATGTAAAAATGTATCGAGATGAGCAGTCCTTTATTGAGGCAATCAATAAGGTGGTTGGTGAATTATGA
- a CDS encoding glycosyltransferase family 4 protein, with amino-acid sequence MRILVLFTNSDLTLKEGNTSLIVRRAEAMYQEKDIYTKCYILGKTKYSIDTLRYEGISFSKMKIEDIDQIISENNPDIILYYGFKILRIHYKVKKALHKNALKSEISYDMQACNEEKIEYNCNNIKQYAKYLMQKEIFRYIINNVDSCFVVSEELKDYCQKYIKKNKTVKFYKVRCGINSYKQPKQLLQDREKYRTTLGVDNNTIVFVYSGFRSAWQMIDVIIQQFQNYDRTIDNCYFCFFCNIDTNFENLLKESFPKRNYYCAFLNHEDYFGYLSACDVGFLYREKNMTNKVAFPNKFSDYLAAGLIVGINDALAEPNRILNQYNVLHLDTSFSPNMEVKELVEQRKKDILQYYKVVDEVLDNEIVFNGQISNLNI; translated from the coding sequence ATGCGTATTTTAGTGTTGTTTACAAATTCAGATTTAACATTAAAAGAAGGCAATACATCGCTGATTGTTAGAAGGGCAGAAGCGATGTATCAAGAAAAAGACATTTATACGAAGTGTTATATTCTCGGCAAAACAAAATACTCAATTGATACTTTACGATATGAAGGTATATCTTTTTCAAAGATGAAAATCGAAGACATAGATCAGATTATTTCTGAGAACAATCCGGATATTATTTTGTATTACGGCTTCAAAATATTGAGAATTCACTACAAAGTTAAAAAAGCACTACATAAAAATGCACTCAAATCGGAAATCTCATATGATATGCAAGCATGCAACGAAGAAAAAATAGAATACAATTGCAATAACATAAAACAATATGCAAAATACTTAATGCAAAAAGAAATATTTAGATATATTATAAATAATGTAGATTCATGTTTTGTTGTATCTGAAGAATTAAAGGATTATTGCCAGAAATATATAAAGAAAAACAAAACTGTAAAATTTTATAAAGTCCGATGTGGTATTAACAGTTATAAACAACCTAAACAATTACTACAAGACAGGGAAAAATATCGCACAACCCTGGGTGTAGATAATAATACAATAGTGTTTGTTTATAGTGGCTTTCGTTCAGCGTGGCAAATGATTGATGTAATTATACAGCAATTCCAGAATTATGATAGAACAATTGATAATTGTTATTTCTGCTTTTTCTGCAATATCGATACTAATTTTGAGAATCTTTTGAAAGAGTCATTTCCTAAAAGAAACTATTATTGTGCATTTTTAAATCATGAGGATTATTTCGGATATCTTTCCGCATGTGATGTTGGATTTCTATATAGAGAGAAAAACATGACTAATAAAGTGGCATTTCCTAACAAGTTTTCTGATTATCTGGCTGCGGGGTTGATTGTTGGTATAAACGATGCTCTTGCAGAACCTAATAGAATACTAAATCAATATAATGTTCTTCATCTGGATACAAGTTTTTCTCCGAATATGGAAGTGAAAGAATTAGTAGAACAAAGGAAAAAAGATATTCTACAATATTATAAAGTTGTAGATGAAGTACTTGATAATGAAATTGTTTTTAATGGACAGATAAGCAATTTAAACATCTGA
- a CDS encoding DUF2334 domain-containing protein, whose product MYLIRLDDASEYMDLEKWVRIYNLLAKYDIKPIVGIIPNNRDDCLISKYKYNATFWDMIHDWVAEGWTPAMHGYEHRYITKDGGINPIHKRSEFAGLTFEKQAEKIRKGYEILLKHGITPDIFFAPSHTFDENTLKAIKIETPIRIISDTIALDIYKDDGFWFIPQQSGSVRKLPFKIVTFCYHPNMMNEQSFNKLEAFIIKQSNKFVDFQSLLFSDRKKTKLDKILNYMYLRKHR is encoded by the coding sequence ATGTATTTAATACGACTTGATGATGCTTCTGAATACATGGATTTGGAGAAATGGGTACGAATCTATAATCTGCTGGCTAAATATGATATTAAACCAATTGTTGGAATAATACCAAACAATAGAGATGATTGTTTAATTTCAAAATATAAATATAATGCAACCTTTTGGGATATGATTCATGATTGGGTGGCTGAAGGATGGACTCCCGCTATGCATGGTTATGAACATCGATATATAACAAAGGATGGCGGGATTAATCCTATACATAAAAGATCTGAATTTGCAGGGCTTACATTTGAGAAGCAAGCTGAAAAGATTAGGAAGGGGTATGAAATCCTATTAAAACATGGTATAACGCCTGATATATTTTTTGCACCATCACATACGTTTGATGAGAATACATTAAAAGCAATTAAAATAGAAACACCTATACGGATTATTTCTGATACTATTGCATTGGATATATATAAAGATGATGGATTTTGGTTCATTCCACAACAGAGCGGAAGTGTTAGGAAACTTCCTTTCAAGATTGTAACTTTCTGTTATCATCCAAACATGATGAATGAACAGAGTTTTAACAAGCTGGAGGCCTTTATTATAAAACAATCTAATAAATTTGTAGATTTTCAATCATTACTCTTTTCAGATAGAAAAAAGACCAAACTAGATAAAATTCTAAATTATATGTACCTCAGAAAACATAGATAA
- a CDS encoding adenylyltransferase/cytidyltransferase family protein, translating to MKKYKIGYTAGVYDMFHIGHLNVLMNAKQYCEHLIVAVSTDEVVRANKHKAPIIKYEDRIRIVEAIRYVDEVVPQTDYNDKITAAKKYGIDVMFVGDDWKGSEKWARIEEQLKDIGVDLVYLPYTHSVSSTILRDKIRGQ from the coding sequence ATGAAAAAGTATAAAATTGGTTATACAGCAGGTGTCTATGATATGTTTCATATTGGACATCTTAACGTATTAATGAACGCTAAACAATACTGTGAACATCTTATTGTTGCAGTATCAACAGATGAAGTTGTCCGGGCAAATAAGCATAAGGCTCCGATTATTAAATATGAGGATAGAATACGAATAGTTGAAGCGATTCGATATGTAGATGAAGTTGTTCCTCAAACTGATTACAACGATAAAATAACTGCAGCAAAAAAGTATGGAATTGATGTTATGTTTGTTGGGGATGATTGGAAAGGAAGCGAGAAATGGGCACGAATAGAAGAACAATTAAAAGACATTGGAGTTGATCTTGTATATTTACCATACACACATTCTGTTTCTTCCACCATATTGAGGGATAAAATAAGAGGGCAGTAA
- a CDS encoding glycosyltransferase translates to MNATAHNRPIRVLHMIGSLGFGGSQMVILNLYKAIDRNRIQFDFVLDEPTHREQASLVESMGSRIFTMPKFNGYNFREVLLAWDRFFYEHPEYRILHSHNRSYAALIFLMAKKHKVYTIIHSHSTSNGKGISSIAKQLLQYPLRYQADYFLSCSKKSGEWLFGKRITNKSNYHVLQNAIDLSQYVFNEERRIITRRKLGIGSEIVYIHIGRFHPSKNHPFLLETFSKIVRNDQNAVLLLVGEGGLKEEMIRRASELSIADKVFFLGLRDDVPDLLNASDCFLFPSIWEGLPVAVIEAQAAGLPCIVSANVTDSVFISSLAQKVPIDRGTDTWINCIRNTDMKRKDVREEIRKAGFDIIDTATWITNLYESL, encoded by the coding sequence ATGAATGCTACTGCACATAATAGGCCAATAAGAGTTCTTCATATGATAGGAAGTCTTGGCTTTGGTGGCTCTCAGATGGTGATTCTAAATCTATATAAAGCAATAGATAGAAACAGAATACAGTTTGATTTTGTTTTAGATGAACCTACTCATAGAGAACAAGCATCTTTAGTGGAAAGCATGGGATCAAGGATTTTCACCATGCCTAAGTTTAATGGTTATAATTTTCGAGAAGTATTGTTGGCTTGGGATCGATTCTTTTATGAACATCCAGAATACAGGATATTACATTCACATAATAGGAGCTATGCAGCTTTGATTTTTCTAATGGCAAAAAAGCATAAAGTATATACTATAATACATAGTCACAGTACATCAAATGGAAAAGGAATATCTTCAATTGCAAAACAATTGTTACAATACCCTTTGAGATATCAGGCGGATTATTTTTTAAGTTGTTCAAAAAAATCTGGTGAATGGCTGTTTGGTAAAAGAATTACGAATAAAAGTAACTATCATGTTTTACAGAATGCAATTGACTTAAGTCAATACGTTTTTAACGAAGAAAGACGGATTATTACAAGAAGAAAATTAGGAATAGGTAGTGAAATTGTATATATTCATATAGGTAGATTTCATCCATCAAAAAATCATCCGTTTTTATTAGAAACATTTAGTAAAATAGTTCGGAATGATCAAAACGCAGTCCTTCTTTTAGTTGGTGAAGGTGGATTAAAAGAAGAAATGATTAGAAGAGCAAGCGAACTATCAATTGCTGATAAAGTATTTTTTCTCGGTTTACGAGATGATGTTCCTGATCTTTTAAATGCATCCGATTGTTTTCTGTTTCCATCCATATGGGAGGGGTTGCCAGTAGCAGTTATAGAAGCACAAGCAGCAGGCTTACCTTGTATTGTTTCTGCAAATGTGACGGATAGTGTTTTTATCTCTTCTTTAGCTCAAAAGGTGCCAATCGATCGAGGTACAGACACATGGATTAATTGTATTAGAAATACAGATATGAAACGAAAAGATGTGAGAGAAGAAATAAGGAAAGCAGGTTTTGATATAATTGATACAGCTACATGGATTACTAATTTATATGAATCACTTTAA